GCATCTATCGTCAGGATAGCGGAACGGTTCGCATTGAGGGACAAGAAGTATATGAAAATATGGACCTCAAGGGACGCACCATTTTTATGGCGGATGCGCCATACTTTTTCCCGCAATCGTCCATCCATCAGATGGCTGCCTTCTACCGTTCGGTATATCCGCGCTGGAATGAGGAGCGTTTTGTACAGCTCGGCAGTGTATTTAAACTGGATGTGAAACGTAAACTGCATCGCATGTCCAAAGGCATGCGCCGTCAGGCAGCCGTATGGCTTGGACTTAGCTGCATGCCTGAAGTGCTGCTCATGGATGAGCCAATTGATGGGCTTGATCCGGTCATGCGGCAGCAGATCAAGAACCTGCTGTTCCAGGAAGCAGCGGAGCGTCAGGTGACGATTCTGATCTCGTCTCACAATTTGCGCGAGATTGAAGACCTATGCGATCATGTTGCCATCATGCACAAAGGGCGGATTATCGTAGAGAAAGATCTGGATGATCTGAAGGCTGATACACATAAAATTCAGGTCGCTTTCCGCCATCCTGATCATGCCAAGGCTATGGACGAACAGGTGAATATTTTGCATGAAGAGCAGCGTGGAAGTGTATCCCTGTTTATTGTGAAAGGCAATCGCGAGGCTGTGACGGAACGGTTCCGTGCATTTGATCCCTATCTGCTGGATGTGCTGCCGCTGACGCTGGAAGAAATATTTATCTATGAAATGGAGGATGCAGGATATGATATTCAACCGATTGTTCTGTAACCGGGGCATCCTGTTCCAAAATTTCAGGCAGCATGGATGGATCGGCATCTTGTACCTGATCACTTTGTTGTTTTCGCTACCGCTCCATATCGGTACAGAGTATCGGGATTTACCACAGAAGATTACGAGTTTGTTTCAGGCGAATGGAGAAGTGCAAATTCTGTTTGCCATCACGTTCCCGGTAGCTGCGGGCATTTTTCTGTTCCGGTATGTGCAATCAGGTGCACCTTCAGATCTGTTCCACAGTTTGCCGCTGCGCCGAAAGCATCTGTTAACCGTTAATTTGTTGACAGGATTTATAATGATCCTGCTTCCGGTCTGGATAACGACTGCCATTACAGGCTGGGTATGGGCAGCACTGGATCAGCCCGCATTTATATTCGAAGGTAGTTCAATCTGGATGTGGGGCCTCAGTATGAGCATCTACTCGTTGTTTATGTTCATGCTGACCGTGGTGGTTGGTATGTGCATTGGACAGTCCGTGTTGCAGGGACTCACCGTGTATGCGCTTCTATTGTTGCCTGTTGTTGTATGGTTCATTTTTTCCTTGCATCTCCAGCATTACCTGCTTGGATATCCGTACGATGAGGTTGGGCGAAATGCAGAAAAAATATCTTTAGTTCTTCGCATGGCTTCGATTAGTGGAACTCCTGTGATCGGTTGGGAACTCATTATTTATTCGACATTGACACTGTTATTCATCCCGTTGTCTTACGTATTCTATGCGAAGAGACAGGTGGAATCTGCTACCCAAGCGGTGACGTTTACGCTTGTTAAACCCATATTCCGATTTGGTTTAATGTTTACGCTGGTTTTAATTAGTGGAGCCTACTTCACCATTATTGCTCCAAGAGGATCATCGGGGTGGGGAATCTTCGGATATATCCTCGGTGGAGTTGTCGGTTATATTGTTGCCGAGATGATTATTCGCAAGACGTGGTTGATCTGGAGCAGCAAGCTGCTGCCCAAGATGGTTTTATATGGTATTGTTGCCGGATTGATTCTGTACGTGCCTGTTGCCAGTTGGAATGGATATGCTGCACGAGTGCCTGAGTTGAACAAGGTCAACAATATCAAGCTTGGTGGAGAGAGATACACTTATACTAACGGTGTTTCATCGAAGTTGGATGATGGCCCTTTCTATTCAAGTGATTCTGAATATATGAAAGCCGTTATTGCTCTTCATCAGAAGATCGTGGATTCTGATCTGTCTTTGCTGGATGATCCCATCAATCCAGGTATGCGTAATGACGAGTATGTATTTATTAATTACAAGCTGGATAACGGCAAGGTGATGAAACGCAAATATTACATTCCCGAACCTGAATTTCGTCAGGAATTGATGGCGCTGAAGCAATCTCAGGCTTACAAAAAATTTGCATTTGATACGTATAAGCTGGATGAGGACGCGCTAAGTATTGGCATTCGCTCAACGATTAGTCCTTATCTGAAAGTGTACATCAGTAATCCGCAGCAAGTTCGTGAGTTCAAGGAACTGCTGAAGCAGGATATCATGGACCAGACATACGAGGAACAACGTTCCCCGTGGCAGTCTTTTGCAATTGCGGAAATGAATCAGGATTCTTCATCGAATGATCCTTTTCAGCCTAAGGAGATGTGGAATTTTGAGATCAAACCAAGCTATGATCGGGTATTGGGTTGGCTGAAAGAAAACAAATTATACGAACAACTGGAATTTTCAGTAGATGAGGTGGCTTCCGCGCAGTTTGTGAAGCAAGAGGTTAACAGTCCTGGGAATCCTCAGATGCTCTATCCTCAGTCAGAGTATGTGGACGGGAATGCTACTGGCAATAAACAGGTCGCAACCAAAAATAAAAAAATTATCAGCCAACTGCTCAAGCGTCAACGGTCCGGTTATCAAACAGAGAGAGATACCATCTATCAGATCAAATTGAATGTTACCCAAGGGGAGAATATTTACATGATCCTGAAGGAAGAAGACCTGACAGAAGAAATGAAAGCCATCCTGGCCGGACAGTAAGTTAATCTGCAAGCGGGAAGGGTTCTCCCGGTAAATATGCTGATTTCTCGATCTGACTTGACCAGAATACAAGTATGGAATATATTAGAAAAAGGTAATGATTCGATTCGAGATGATGACCATTTCGGCGAATCCCAAATGGAACGGCTTATGAGGGAAGCACCCGTAAGAGCAGGCAATACGCCTGACTTGCGGGTGCTTTTTTTGTTTTTTTGCCAGTTTGTATATCAGGGATCGTAATCGAGTCACCGCACAGATACTCCAGCAGGTTCTAACTATCAATTCAATTTGAAGGGAGCAGAAGAGAATGCAAATTGAAGTTTTGGAGGACAAGGGAAATCATCAGGTGGGTCATTGTTCATGTTCAGTGCAAGCCAGGCAAAGCCGCATAATTGAGGGAAATGATGACAGGCAAAAGACTATGAATCAATCCCATATGAGGAGCATGAGAGATCGTAGTTTCATGAGCAACCTTAGCAACCGATACGGGGCACACCCTAACCTTTGTGCTAACGTATGGACGCGTATGAGTCTGGGACTCATCATCATCTTCAGTATCAGTGTGATTTACTATTCCTCCGCTGCTGAAGCGGCGGGTCCTGAGCTTGGCGTAACAGCCCAGAAGGCGTGGGAGACCGTGCTGAGCAAGGCCGATTCGCAGACCAAGTTGTCCCTGCAACGAGCGTACGAGAACGTTGGCAACTGGACGACGCAGGAACAAGCTTGGGAACAAAAGACAAAAACCATTCATGCCGCCAATACCAAGGAGCTGGAACAATTACGTGTGAGTATAAGGCAAATCGATGATGCAAAGATCGCTGGTTTAATCGAAAAGGTAAAACAAACCGAGGCACGGTATGAGTCTTTGTTTGCCTTGTACAGTTCAGTGAATAGGCAGCTCGACGCCGCCAAAGCGATCAAAAACAAGGAATGGAGTGCGGCTATTCGCACCCAAGCGGATACGTTGAAACCAGTTGTTCAGCTTGCTCGACAAGACATTCGTTTCAAGAAAAAGGAGCTTGCCGAAGCCCGCAAACGAAAGAGCACAGAAGTGAAACGGTTGCGTACTTTACTGGCTGGAGCTGATCCCGTGAAGAAGCAGATTCAAACGGGCAAAAAACAGGCGAGCCTATCGAAAGAGCGATATTCAAACGCGTTACAGCAGTTCAAGCAGAGTACGAAGCAAGGCCAGTCATCACGTGTGTTAAGTTCGTTGAACTCATTGGCTGCAGCGACAGAGAAATGGGCAGGCGCCAAACAACATATCTATACACTGGAACAGAAGGTAAGTGCTACCTATGCCAAAGTCAGACAGGAACTGACCAAGAGTCCTAAATAAAAGCGAGCTACATTATCCTTTTTGCGACTACCGAGTAACAACAGTATAGTCGATGAGAAGACAGGACTGTGGTACACTCGAAGCAAACGAGGCGGCAGGAGGATATGAATGGCAGACAAAGAAGATTTGACCCGGTTCGGTGTGGCATTTCCCACGCCTCTGATCGAACAGTTTGACAGCTATATTGAAGAGCAGGGATACAAGAACCGTTCGGAAGCTTTTCGTGATTTGGTCCGTAAAACATTGCTGGAGCCCTCTGCATTGCATTCCGAGCAGGATGTAGCTGGAACTATTGTGATGGTGTATGACCACCATATCAGTGATCTTCCTATTCGGTTAATGGAGCTGCAGCACGAGGCACACCATGACATCATCTCCAATATGCATGTGCACCTGAACCATAATCAGTGTCTGGAGGTCATTGCGGTACGGGGCAACCTAGGACGATTGCGTCATCTGCATCAGCAGATCCAGGTTCAAAAAGGAGTACTGTATGCAGAGCTGTCCGTAACGTATGTGGATGAACTCAACAAAATGGCAAGCCACCACAGTCCTCACAATCATGATCACAGCCAAAATCAACAAAGTCATCACCATCATCCTGATTCCTCAACGAATTAACTTTCAAAATTTCAATAACCGATTCATTGGCTTTAGCCGACTTTGTCCATAGCACGTATTTAGAACAGCAGATTATTGGTCCAATACCGATAATCTGTTGTTCTTTTTGTTTTGTTATAATACCTAACTTCAAGTAGTGGATCATCTATTTACAGCTCTATTAATCTCGTTTAAATTCCCTGTAAATGAAAATAAATGGATTTTGAAGTTAAGTTTGTTGACACAATAAATCTATTTTGTGCTACAATTTTCAAAAAAAGTAACACGGAATTGGATTGAATCGTAAAAATTAGAGGGGGGAACAACGTAAATGCGTGGATTTTCATGGGGGAAACGATCAGTTAGAGCGGGAGTAGGCATTTTACTGATATGCACAGTTGGGCTGTCGGGATGTACACAGGGGACATCCTCAACAGAGAGCGTCCATCAGGCGGCGACTTCTCTTCCCAAAGAAGAATTGGTGCTGGCCGTTGGCACGGAACCGGAAGGTGGATTTGATCCCACTACGGGTTGGGGACAGTACGGTTCGCCGCTCTTTCAGAGCACTTTGCTGAAAAGGGATGCCAAACTCCAACTGGTCAATGATCTGGCGACAGAGCATTTCGTCAGTGAAGATGGGCTGACTTGGACCGTCACACTCCGGGATGATGTAAAGTTCTCCGATGGTGAGTCACTGACGGCCGAAGATGTCAGATTTACGTTTGAAACGGCTGCCAAGAGCGGTTCGGTCATTGATCTTACCAATATGGCTGATGTGGAAGCACCGGATACAACAACTGTCGTCTTTACATTGAAGTCGCCGCAGTCCACGTTTATCAGTCTTCTGACTACACTCGGTATTGTACCTGAGCACGCCTATGGTCCTGATTATGCCGAGCATCCGGTTGGTTCTGGTCCATACAAGCTGGTGCAGTGGGATAAGGGTCAGCAGGCGATCGTCGAGGCTAACGAACAATATTACGGGAAAAAGTCCACATTCCATAAACTGACGTTCCTCTATCTGGATGAGGATGCAGCCTTTGCAGCGGCGCAAGCCGGAACAGTCGATATTGCGGCTATCCCGGCGGCATTCAGCAAGCAGCAGGTGAGCGGCATGAAGCTGGAATCAGTGAAAACAGTCGATAACCGAGGCATCATGTTCCCGATGCAACCCGCAGGCGCGAAGTCTGGTGACGGCCTGCCCGCAGGCAATGATGTTACATCCGACATCTCCATTCGTAAAGCGGTAAATGTCGCAATTGATCGCACTGCATTGGTGGAGGGTGTACTGGAGGGGCAAGGTCGTCCAGCCTACTCGGTTAGCGACGACCTGCCGTGGAGCAATCCGGATTCTGTATTTGCAGATGCGAATCCCGATGAAGCGAAGCAGATTCTGGCTGATGGCGGCTGGGTGGATACAGATGGTGATGGAATTGTAGAAAAAAACGGCACAAAGGCCGAGTTCAATCTGATTTATTTTGCAGGGGATCTAACGAGACAATCTTTAGCGCTGGCTGCTGCGGATATGGTGGCCCAGGCAGGGATCAAGGTCAATGTAGAGGGAAAGAGCAGGGAAGAGACCAAAAAGCTGGCTTATACTAATGCCGTATTATTTGGGTGGGGAAGTCATGATCCGCTTGAGACATACAACCTCTACAGTAGTACCCATAAAGGCGAAGGTTACTACAACACTGGATTGTACAGTAACCCAACTGTGGACAACTGGATGCAACAAGCTCTCCAAGCGACAACGGAAGAAGAAGCACTGCCCTTCTGGCAGAAGGCGGAGTGGGATGGATCGACAGGATTTAGTTACCAAGGCGATGCGCCATGGGCATGGCTGGTGAACATTGATCATCTGTATCTGGTGAAGAATGGTTTGAATATCGGTGAACAGCAGATCCATCCACATGGTCATGGGTGGCCGGTGACATCCAACCTGGAAGAATGGTCCTGGGAGGAAGAATTGAAATAGAAACGCTGCAGTAGCTTTAGCCTGAATTGGGGAGAGATTGGATGGAGGACAGGATGGGATGGGCCAGATTCGTCGGATTTAAAATGTTACGGCTGTTATCTTTGCTGGCAGGAGTCAGCGTGGTGTCGTTTATATTAATGCAGTTCTCTCCAGTGGACCCGGTGGAGGCTTATATTGGTGGAGATATGATCAGGGTGAGCGCAGAACAACGCAGTCTTATTGAAGAACGTTGGGGACTCAATGATTCACCCGTAGAACGGCTGTTTACTTGGGGGCAGGCACTAGTTCAGGGAGATCTGGGAACATCGATGATCTATAGACAGCCGGTTGCGGACATCATCCAGGAACGATTCATGAATTCTGTTGCTCTTATGGCGGTGGCATGGGTGTTATCCGGTCTGATTGGATTCGGTCTGGGCGTCGCTGCTGCCATGAAAAGGGATTCACGGCTGGATCATCTGATCTGTTGGTACTGTTACACACTGGCTTCCACGCCGGTATTCTGGATCGCGCTGTTATTACTCATGGTATTCGGTGTATGGCTTGGCTGGCTGCCAATCGGACTTGGTGTACCTGCGGGCATGGCAGCAGATCAAGTGACATGGGGAGATCGGGCCATGCACATGATTCTGCCTGCGCTGACGTTGAGTCTGACGGGCGTAGCTGCTATTGCCTTACACACCCGGCAGAAGCTCGTGGATGTGCTGGACTCGGATTATATTCTTTTTGCGAGGGCACGAGGTGAGCGAGGTATTCAACTGTTTCGTCGTCATGGGTTCAGGCATGTGGTACTGCCAGCTTTGACGCTGCAATTTGCATCTTTTAGTGAATTGTTCGGTGGGGCTGTGCTCGCAGAGCAAGTATTTTCCTATCCCGGATTGGGTCAAGCAACGGTCCAGGCGGGATTGCGCGGTGATGTGCCGCTGCTGCTTGGACTTGTGTTGTGCAGTGCGATCTTTGTGTTTACAGGCAATATGATTGCCGACATTCTATACCGTATTATTGATCCGCGCATGAAGGAGGAGGCTATAGGATGAAACAGACATTGGAACGTCCCTCCCGGCCTGCGGCTCAGACTGCACAGCATCCGAAAGTTAACTCTCCCGAAAGTGAGGCGGGGAACAAGAGAAATTGGAGGTCAGTACATCCACGTACTCATGGTGGGAAAGGTTATTCAGGTGGCAGTAATTCTCGTTTCCGTAATCCGCGCAAATGGGCGATAATCTGGGGTGGCCTGGGTGTGACATGGATTGCAACCGTGTGGCTGACAGGCAGACTGCTGCCCGCTGAATCGACGCTGACCTCCTTGATGGATCGGAATCTGGCTCCGGCTTGGGCGCATCCTTTCGGTACGGATTGGCTGGGACGAGATATGTTCATGCGCACATTGAAAGGATTGGCAACGAGCATTCAGGTGGGGTTACTCGCGGCTTGTGGCGGCGGACTTATCGCGCTATTGCTGGGTCTTGCTGCTGCTTCAGGGAAAGCTGCGGACCGGGTCATTTCATGGATCATTGACCTCTTCCTGAGTGTTCCTCACCTGGTATCGCTGGTGATGCTAGCTTTTGTGTTCGGTGGAGGTTTGCCTGGGGTGGCGTTAGCCATTGCCCTGACCCATTGGCCGAATCTGGCCCGGATTGTACGGGCAGAGATGATTCAGTTGAGATCAGCAGAGTATATTCACATCTCACGCAGATTGGGTCATTCGCGAATTCGTATTGCGGTGCAGCACATGCTGCCTCATCTGATCCCGCAGCTATTCGTGGGAGTGCTGCTGATCTTCCCTCATGCCATTCTGCATGAGGCAGCGATTACGTTTCTGGGGCTGGGGCTGTCGCCGCAGCAGCCAGCGATCGGTATTATTTTATCAGAGTCGATGAGATATTTATCCGCAGGGATGTGGTGGTTGGCCTTTTTCCCAGGTCTCGCATTGTTGTTGGTTGTTCGTGCGTTTGATGTGTTGGGCGGTAGTCTGAAGACATTAACGGGAACCGGCAGTTCAAGGGAGGTGGTGTAAACATGCCTCTTCTTGAAGTAGAGGGAGTGTCGGTTTCGTTCCGGCGTGCTCGGGGATGGTTTGGGCACGAGGAGAACCATGTTATTCAGGATCTGAATCTGTCTGTCAATGAAGGGGAGATTGTCGCCGTTGTAGGGGCAAGTGGATCTGGCAAAAGTGTGCTGGCGCAGGCGATCATGGGCATTCTTCCTGCCAATGCGACGATAGAAGGTCGGATTAGCTATGCAGGCGAACCCCTGACCATGGATCGGCAGCTTCATCTGCGTGGAGATAAAATGGTGTACATTCCCCAATCGGTCAGTTATTTGGATCCGTTGTTGAAGGTGGGCAGGCAGGTTCAACCTGTAAGCCAAAAGACAGGGCGTAAGCACCGATCGACGCTC
This window of the Paenibacillus marchantiae genome carries:
- a CDS encoding ABC transporter ATP-binding protein codes for the protein MIELNQVIKAFEQEKAVDGVTMQVHKGSIYGLLGSNGAGKTSLLKILAGIYRQDSGTVRIEGQEVYENMDLKGRTIFMADAPYFFPQSSIHQMAAFYRSVYPRWNEERFVQLGSVFKLDVKRKLHRMSKGMRRQAAVWLGLSCMPEVLLMDEPIDGLDPVMRQQIKNLLFQEAAERQVTILISSHNLREIEDLCDHVAIMHKGRIIVEKDLDDLKADTHKIQVAFRHPDHAKAMDEQVNILHEEQRGSVSLFIVKGNREAVTERFRAFDPYLLDVLPLTLEEIFIYEMEDAGYDIQPIVL
- the nikR gene encoding nickel-responsive transcriptional regulator NikR, with translation MADKEDLTRFGVAFPTPLIEQFDSYIEEQGYKNRSEAFRDLVRKTLLEPSALHSEQDVAGTIVMVYDHHISDLPIRLMELQHEAHHDIISNMHVHLNHNQCLEVIAVRGNLGRLRHLHQQIQVQKGVLYAELSVTYVDELNKMASHHSPHNHDHSQNQQSHHHHPDSSTN
- a CDS encoding ABC transporter substrate-binding protein, whose protein sequence is MRGFSWGKRSVRAGVGILLICTVGLSGCTQGTSSTESVHQAATSLPKEELVLAVGTEPEGGFDPTTGWGQYGSPLFQSTLLKRDAKLQLVNDLATEHFVSEDGLTWTVTLRDDVKFSDGESLTAEDVRFTFETAAKSGSVIDLTNMADVEAPDTTTVVFTLKSPQSTFISLLTTLGIVPEHAYGPDYAEHPVGSGPYKLVQWDKGQQAIVEANEQYYGKKSTFHKLTFLYLDEDAAFAAAQAGTVDIAAIPAAFSKQQVSGMKLESVKTVDNRGIMFPMQPAGAKSGDGLPAGNDVTSDISIRKAVNVAIDRTALVEGVLEGQGRPAYSVSDDLPWSNPDSVFADANPDEAKQILADGGWVDTDGDGIVEKNGTKAEFNLIYFAGDLTRQSLALAAADMVAQAGIKVNVEGKSREETKKLAYTNAVLFGWGSHDPLETYNLYSSTHKGEGYYNTGLYSNPTVDNWMQQALQATTEEEALPFWQKAEWDGSTGFSYQGDAPWAWLVNIDHLYLVKNGLNIGEQQIHPHGHGWPVTSNLEEWSWEEELK
- a CDS encoding ABC transporter permease, whose protein sequence is MEDRMGWARFVGFKMLRLLSLLAGVSVVSFILMQFSPVDPVEAYIGGDMIRVSAEQRSLIEERWGLNDSPVERLFTWGQALVQGDLGTSMIYRQPVADIIQERFMNSVALMAVAWVLSGLIGFGLGVAAAMKRDSRLDHLICWYCYTLASTPVFWIALLLLMVFGVWLGWLPIGLGVPAGMAADQVTWGDRAMHMILPALTLSLTGVAAIALHTRQKLVDVLDSDYILFARARGERGIQLFRRHGFRHVVLPALTLQFASFSELFGGAVLAEQVFSYPGLGQATVQAGLRGDVPLLLGLVLCSAIFVFTGNMIADILYRIIDPRMKEEAIG
- a CDS encoding ABC transporter permease; its protein translation is MKQTLERPSRPAAQTAQHPKVNSPESEAGNKRNWRSVHPRTHGGKGYSGGSNSRFRNPRKWAIIWGGLGVTWIATVWLTGRLLPAESTLTSLMDRNLAPAWAHPFGTDWLGRDMFMRTLKGLATSIQVGLLAACGGGLIALLLGLAAASGKAADRVISWIIDLFLSVPHLVSLVMLAFVFGGGLPGVALAIALTHWPNLARIVRAEMIQLRSAEYIHISRRLGHSRIRIAVQHMLPHLIPQLFVGVLLIFPHAILHEAAITFLGLGLSPQQPAIGIILSESMRYLSAGMWWLAFFPGLALLLVVRAFDVLGGSLKTLTGTGSSREVV